A single region of the Oceanimonas doudoroffii genome encodes:
- the crp gene encoding cAMP-activated global transcriptional regulator CRP: protein MVIGKPQSDPTLEWFLSHCHIHKYPAKSSLIHAGEKAETLYYIVKGSVAVLIKDEDGKEMILSYLNQGDFIGELGLFEETENPVRTAWVRAKSPCEVAEISYKKFRQLIQVNPEILMRLSAQMATRLQTTSQKVGDLAFLDVTGRIAETLLNLARQPDAMTHPDGMQIKITRQEIGQIVGCSRETVGRILKMLEEQNLITAHGKTIVVFGTR from the coding sequence ATGGTTATCGGCAAGCCCCAAAGTGACCCGACCCTGGAATGGTTTTTGTCACATTGCCATATTCACAAGTATCCGGCCAAGAGCTCATTGATCCACGCGGGCGAAAAGGCGGAAACCCTTTATTACATCGTCAAGGGCTCGGTCGCCGTGCTGATCAAGGATGAAGATGGCAAGGAAATGATACTGTCTTACCTGAACCAGGGTGATTTCATCGGCGAATTGGGTCTGTTTGAAGAGACCGAAAACCCGGTGCGTACCGCCTGGGTTCGAGCCAAGTCTCCCTGTGAAGTGGCCGAGATTTCCTACAAGAAGTTTCGCCAGCTGATCCAGGTGAACCCGGAGATCCTGATGCGGCTGTCGGCCCAGATGGCCACCCGGCTGCAGACCACCAGTCAGAAGGTGGGCGATCTGGCCTTCCTGGACGTGACCGGCCGCATTGCCGAAACCCTGCTCAACCTGGCTCGCCAGCCCGATGCCATGACCCACCCCGACGGCATGCAGATCAAGATCACCCGCCAGGAGATCGGCCAGATCGTGGGCTGCTCCCGGGAAACCGTGGGCCGCATACTGAAAATGCTGGAAGAGCAGAACCTGATCACCGCCCACGGCAAGACCATAGTGGTGTTCGGCACCCGCTGA
- a CDS encoding OsmC family protein: protein MKAKISWLQDLCFEGVSESGHKMILDGTNPGQGASPMEAVLLGAGGCSAIDVVMILEKSRQAITGCEAELSAERAENPPRVFTSIHLNFVVTGRELSEKQVERAVSLSMEKYCSVIKMLEKAVTITSSYEIREA from the coding sequence ATGAAAGCCAAGATCAGCTGGTTGCAGGACCTGTGCTTTGAGGGCGTATCCGAGTCCGGCCACAAAATGATTCTGGACGGCACCAATCCGGGCCAGGGCGCCAGCCCCATGGAAGCAGTGCTGCTGGGCGCCGGCGGTTGCAGTGCCATCGATGTGGTCATGATCCTGGAAAAAAGCCGTCAGGCCATTACCGGCTGCGAGGCAGAGCTTAGCGCCGAGCGGGCGGAAAACCCGCCTCGTGTCTTTACCTCCATTCACCTTAATTTCGTGGTGACCGGCCGCGAGCTGTCGGAAAAGCAGGTGGAACGAGCGGTGTCATTGTCGATGGAAAAATACTGCTCGGTGATCAAGATGCTGGAAAAGGCCGTGACCATTACCTCGTCTTACGAAATTCGCGAAGCCTGA
- a CDS encoding phosphoribulokinase codes for MSAKHPIIAVTGSSGAGTSTSTDVFQSMFAQLGVKAAVLEGDSFHRYTRPEMDVAIRRAREQGRHISYFGPEANDFELLEQFFKEYGDTGSGQFRRYLHTFDEAVPFNQMPGTFTPWQQLPDDTNLLFYEGLHGGVVTDDHNVAQHVDLLVGMVPIVNLEWIQKLIRDTAERGHSREAVTDSIVRSMEDYINFITPQFSRTHINFQRVPTVDTSNPFSAKIIPSLDESMMVIRFRGIKNVDFPYLLAMIDGSFMSRRNTIVVPGGKMGFAMELILRPMLEQLLETGKIR; via the coding sequence ATGTCCGCCAAGCACCCCATCATAGCGGTGACCGGCTCTTCGGGTGCCGGCACATCGACCTCCACCGACGTGTTCCAGTCCATGTTTGCCCAGCTCGGGGTCAAGGCCGCCGTGCTCGAGGGGGACAGCTTTCACCGTTACACTCGGCCGGAGATGGACGTGGCCATTCGCCGGGCTCGGGAGCAGGGCCGGCACATCAGCTATTTCGGCCCCGAGGCCAACGACTTCGAGCTGCTGGAGCAGTTCTTCAAGGAATATGGCGACACCGGCTCCGGTCAGTTCCGCCGCTATCTGCATACCTTTGACGAGGCGGTGCCCTTTAACCAGATGCCGGGCACCTTTACCCCCTGGCAGCAGCTGCCCGACGACACCAACCTGCTGTTTTATGAAGGCCTGCACGGCGGCGTGGTGACCGACGATCACAACGTAGCCCAGCATGTGGACCTGCTGGTGGGCATGGTGCCCATCGTCAACCTGGAGTGGATTCAGAAGCTCATTCGCGACACCGCCGAGCGCGGCCATTCCCGGGAGGCGGTCACCGACTCCATCGTGCGCTCAATGGAAGACTACATCAACTTCATTACCCCGCAGTTTTCCCGCACCCATATCAACTTTCAGCGGGTGCCCACGGTGGACACGTCAAACCCGTTCAGCGCCAAGATCATTCCCAGCCTGGATGAAAGCATGATGGTGATTCGCTTTCGCGGCATCAAAAACGTGGACTTTCCCTATTTGCTGGCGATGATCGACGGCTCCTTTATGTCCCGGCGCAATACCATAGTGGTGCCCGGCGGCAAAATGGGCTTTGCCATGGAGCTGATTTTACGGCCCATGCTGGAGCAATTGCTGGAGACCGGCAAAATTCGCTGA
- a CDS encoding YheU family protein has product MIIPFRDLPEDTLNNLIEHFVLQEGTEYGEQDVSLEQKVFEVKQQLERGEAVIVFSELHETVNIVPADRFGHKP; this is encoded by the coding sequence ATGATTATTCCCTTTCGTGATTTGCCCGAAGACACCCTGAACAATTTGATCGAGCACTTTGTACTGCAGGAAGGCACCGAATACGGCGAGCAGGACGTCAGCCTTGAACAAAAAGTATTCGAGGTAAAACAGCAACTTGAGCGGGGCGAGGCGGTCATCGTGTTCAGTGAACTGCACGAAACCGTGAACATAGTGCCCGCCGACCGCTTTGGTCACAAACCTTGA
- a CDS encoding hydrolase yields MIRSSQFQSPWWARNPHLQTILARALHRSRQHCQGERLELPDGDFVDLAWATPELDGSSPLVVLFHGLEGCVQSHYVQGMMAALHARGWQPVLMHFRGCSGEPNRLLRAYHSGETEDPAFVLDTLRRRFPGRPMAAIGYSLGGNMLINYLARHRRNPLSAAVVVSAPLQLAACADRIDRGLSRLYQRYLLGRMKHNWRRRLARHPDAAFRPDVGAIASLREFDERITAPLHGFAGADDYYHRCSGLPRLADIVTPTLVLHAADDPFMTEAVIPEADVLPPAITYELSRHGGHVGFMQGAPWRPRYWLEQRIPDWLGGHWPPTQENA; encoded by the coding sequence ATGATTCGCTCCAGCCAATTCCAATCTCCCTGGTGGGCCCGCAATCCGCACCTGCAGACCATACTGGCCCGCGCCCTGCACCGCTCTCGCCAGCACTGCCAGGGCGAGCGTCTGGAGCTGCCCGACGGCGATTTTGTCGATCTGGCCTGGGCCACGCCCGAGCTGGACGGCTCATCTCCGCTGGTGGTGCTGTTTCACGGCCTGGAAGGCTGCGTGCAGTCTCATTATGTGCAGGGCATGATGGCGGCGCTGCACGCGCGCGGCTGGCAACCGGTGCTGATGCATTTCCGCGGCTGCAGTGGCGAACCCAACCGGCTACTGCGGGCCTACCATTCCGGTGAAACCGAAGACCCGGCCTTTGTGCTCGACACCCTGCGCCGGCGCTTTCCCGGCCGGCCCATGGCCGCCATCGGCTATTCCCTGGGTGGCAACATGCTGATCAACTACCTGGCCCGGCACCGCCGCAACCCGCTGTCTGCCGCCGTGGTGGTGTCGGCGCCCCTGCAACTGGCGGCCTGTGCCGACCGCATTGACCGGGGGCTGTCGCGGCTGTATCAGCGCTATCTGCTGGGCCGCATGAAACACAACTGGCGCCGGCGTCTGGCCCGCCACCCCGACGCCGCCTTTCGGCCCGACGTGGGCGCCATCGCCAGCCTGCGGGAGTTTGATGAGCGCATTACCGCGCCCCTGCACGGCTTTGCCGGTGCCGACGATTACTACCATCGCTGCTCCGGCCTGCCCAGGCTGGCCGACATCGTAACCCCAACCCTGGTGCTGCACGCCGCCGACGATCCCTTTATGACCGAGGCGGTCATTCCCGAAGCGGACGTCCTGCCCCCGGCCATTACCTATGAACTCAGCCGCCACGGCGGCCATGTGGGCTTTATGCAGGGTGCGCCCTGGCGGCCGCGTTACTGGCTGGAACAACGGATTCCGGACTGGCTGGGCGGGCACTGGCCCCCAACACAGGAAAACGCATGA
- a CDS encoding LysE family translocator: MDIALLGPVAGFALAACGTPGPNNLLLASAGSRFGYIASLRLLLGIMLGLQGLLLLTALGLGRLFELWPALQWALKLAGSAYLLWLAWRIAMASAPDAGERSMSWGQGALFQFLNPKSWLMAISAISGFTLAGEHYWPSALAVLGVFLFFGMVTGHLWALLGMRVRRWLRTEADWRRFNRAMGALTAACVAMIWY; encoded by the coding sequence ATGGATATCGCCCTGCTTGGCCCGGTGGCCGGCTTTGCCCTGGCGGCCTGCGGCACGCCCGGCCCCAACAACCTGCTGCTGGCCAGTGCCGGCAGCCGTTTTGGTTACATCGCCAGCCTGCGCTTGCTGTTGGGCATCATGCTGGGATTGCAGGGCCTGCTGCTGCTGACCGCGCTCGGGCTGGGGCGGCTGTTTGAACTGTGGCCGGCGCTGCAGTGGGCGCTGAAGCTGGCGGGCAGTGCCTACCTGCTATGGCTGGCCTGGCGTATCGCCATGGCGTCGGCGCCCGACGCCGGCGAGCGCAGCATGAGCTGGGGTCAGGGCGCGCTGTTTCAGTTTCTCAACCCCAAATCCTGGCTGATGGCCATTTCCGCCATCAGCGGCTTTACCCTGGCCGGAGAGCATTACTGGCCGTCGGCCCTGGCGGTGCTGGGGGTGTTTCTGTTCTTTGGCATGGTGACCGGCCACCTGTGGGCCCTGCTGGGCATGCGGGTGCGGCGCTGGCTGCGCACCGAGGCCGACTGGCGCCGCTTCAACCGTGCCATGGGCGCACTCACCGCCGCCTGCGTGGCCATGATCTGGTACTGA
- a CDS encoding 1-acyl-sn-glycerol-3-phosphate acyltransferase has product MVSDTDLFKDIRPYRDDEVAGAIERLIADDEFIGAIAHYRFACLSRLGGGLVKRLIRLYLGWRWRHVTSVHQVQLEVAKFMEKMISSTTAGVTYSGLEHLQPGTGYLFISNHRDIALDPAFVNWGLYTHDMDTVRIAIGDNLLRKPCSTELMKLNKSFIVKRSAKGPREMMKAFGELSAYLRHSLDDGHSIWIAQKEGRAKDGDDKTDPAILKMFYMEGKRQKIPFSDYIRSLNLVPVSISYEYDPGDVAKARELHAKETVGRYEKSEFEDIQSIVQGITGQKGRVHVAFGRPLGGDFDNADELAQALDREIHANYHLFPSNLLAAGQTAEVDSGTRQAFERHMNLVPTELRERVLAMYARPVLNKG; this is encoded by the coding sequence ATGGTTTCTGACACAGATTTATTTAAAGATATTCGTCCTTACCGGGATGACGAAGTCGCCGGCGCCATTGAGCGGCTGATTGCCGACGACGAATTTATCGGCGCCATCGCACACTATCGTTTTGCCTGCCTGTCTCGCCTGGGCGGCGGCCTGGTCAAGCGGCTGATCCGGCTGTATCTGGGCTGGCGCTGGCGCCATGTGACCAGTGTGCACCAGGTGCAGCTGGAAGTGGCCAAATTCATGGAAAAGATGATTTCCAGCACCACGGCGGGTGTGACCTATTCCGGACTGGAACACCTGCAGCCCGGCACCGGCTACCTGTTTATCTCCAACCACAGGGACATCGCCCTCGACCCGGCCTTTGTCAACTGGGGCCTGTATACCCACGACATGGACACGGTGCGCATTGCCATCGGCGACAACCTGCTGCGCAAGCCCTGCTCCACCGAGCTGATGAAGCTTAACAAGAGCTTTATCGTCAAGCGCTCCGCCAAGGGCCCGCGGGAAATGATGAAGGCCTTTGGCGAGCTGTCCGCCTACTTGCGGCATTCCCTCGACGATGGTCATTCCATCTGGATCGCCCAGAAGGAAGGCCGGGCCAAGGACGGGGACGACAAGACGGATCCGGCCATCCTCAAGATGTTCTACATGGAAGGCAAGCGGCAGAAAATTCCCTTCAGCGACTACATTCGCAGCCTCAACCTGGTGCCGGTGTCCATCTCCTACGAATACGATCCCGGTGACGTGGCCAAGGCCCGGGAGCTGCACGCCAAGGAAACGGTCGGCCGCTATGAAAAAAGCGAGTTCGAGGACATTCAAAGCATAGTGCAGGGCATTACCGGCCAGAAGGGTCGAGTGCATGTGGCCTTTGGCCGGCCCCTCGGCGGTGACTTTGACAACGCCGACGAGCTGGCGCAGGCGTTGGATCGGGAAATTCACGCCAATTATCACCTGTTCCCCAGTAACCTGCTGGCGGCGGGGCAGACCGCGGAAGTGGACTCCGGTACTCGGCAGGCCTTTGAGCGGCACATGAATTTGGTGCCGACCGAGCTGCGCGAGCGGGTGCTGGCCATGTATGCCCGGCCGGTGCTGAACAAGGGCTGA
- a CDS encoding LysR substrate-binding domain-containing protein, with protein MLNPRLVTNRRLSGLRVFAVAARHGSYSAAASELCVTQAAVSQQIRNLEASLGCRLFVRRGSGMMLTTEGQVLLPFAEQGLAILERGLDRLAHPAAGPLQVSVLPSLAARWLMPRLWRFTETHPQLELRLQPSQQLADFAAGEVDLAIRYGEGHYPGLHSELLMSDTAFPVCAPALATRLQRVADLISLPLVAGPEYAGVSWANWLALSGNEHILPQCRQLTVDDGNLGLEMVLAGQGVALSRSVLVADLLRQGRLCRPFATELTPKHRYYLVWRPDSSRLNDITMVREWLKQEALESRE; from the coding sequence GTGCTGAACCCCCGGCTTGTCACCAACCGCCGGCTAAGCGGGTTAAGGGTGTTTGCCGTGGCGGCCCGCCACGGCAGTTACTCCGCCGCCGCCAGTGAGCTGTGCGTGACCCAGGCCGCGGTCAGTCAGCAAATCCGCAATCTTGAAGCGTCCCTTGGTTGCCGGCTGTTTGTGCGCCGGGGTAGCGGTATGATGCTCACCACCGAGGGCCAGGTACTGCTGCCCTTTGCCGAGCAGGGCCTGGCCATTCTGGAGCGCGGCCTGGATCGATTGGCGCACCCCGCTGCCGGACCGCTGCAGGTCAGCGTGTTGCCATCCCTGGCCGCGCGCTGGCTGATGCCCAGATTATGGCGTTTTACCGAAACCCACCCCCAACTCGAACTGCGCTTGCAACCCAGCCAGCAACTGGCCGATTTTGCCGCCGGTGAGGTGGATCTGGCCATTCGTTACGGCGAAGGACATTACCCCGGGTTGCACAGTGAACTGCTGATGAGCGACACCGCTTTTCCGGTGTGCGCCCCGGCGCTGGCGACCCGCCTGCAACGGGTGGCGGACTTGATCAGCCTGCCCCTGGTGGCTGGCCCCGAATACGCCGGTGTGAGCTGGGCCAACTGGCTGGCCCTGAGCGGTAATGAGCACATTTTGCCCCAATGCCGTCAGCTCACTGTGGACGACGGCAACTTGGGACTGGAGATGGTGCTGGCGGGGCAGGGGGTGGCGCTCAGCCGTTCGGTGCTGGTGGCGGATTTGCTGCGCCAGGGCCGGCTGTGCCGTCCCTTTGCCACCGAGCTCACGCCCAAACATCGCTACTACCTGGTCTGGCGGCCCGACTCTTCACGCCTCAATGACATTACCATGGTGCGTGAATGGCTGAAGCAGGAAGCGCTGGAAAGCCGGGAATAG
- a CDS encoding 23S rRNA (adenine(2030)-N(6))-methyltransferase RlmJ yields the protein MLSYRHAFHAGNHADVLKHAVQAFILESLCAKDKGYSYIDTHSGAGGYALSHEWTQKKAEYAGGIARLWNEPKKWPQLAGYFDAIHAMNSSESLENYPGSPLVAAHFQRPQDRLTLMELHHNEVELLRQNLGRDGVAIHHRDGFEGLVGLLPPTPKRGLVLIDPPYELKEDYRRVADTLKKAHKRWPIGIYAIWYPLLAKAVDRSEGLKTALANLGFEQALCAELSVQAQADDFGMHGSGMIVLNPPWKLDEKLAELLPALSQALAQDNQAGFTLEWLK from the coding sequence ATGCTTAGTTATCGTCACGCCTTCCACGCCGGCAACCACGCCGATGTGCTCAAACACGCGGTGCAGGCCTTTATTCTTGAGTCGCTGTGCGCCAAGGACAAGGGCTACAGCTATATCGACACCCATTCCGGTGCCGGCGGCTATGCCCTGAGCCACGAGTGGACCCAGAAAAAGGCGGAATACGCCGGCGGCATTGCCCGGCTGTGGAACGAACCGAAAAAGTGGCCGCAACTGGCCGGCTACTTCGACGCCATTCACGCCATGAACTCAAGTGAGTCGCTGGAGAATTACCCGGGCTCTCCCCTGGTGGCGGCCCATTTTCAGCGCCCTCAGGACAGACTCACCCTGATGGAACTGCACCACAACGAGGTGGAGCTGCTGCGCCAGAACCTGGGCCGGGACGGCGTCGCCATTCATCACAGAGACGGCTTTGAAGGCCTGGTGGGCCTGCTGCCACCCACGCCCAAACGAGGCCTGGTGCTGATTGATCCGCCCTATGAACTGAAGGAAGACTACCGGCGGGTGGCCGATACCCTCAAAAAGGCCCACAAGCGCTGGCCCATCGGCATTTACGCCATCTGGTATCCGTTGCTGGCCAAGGCCGTGGATCGCAGCGAAGGGCTGAAAACCGCGCTGGCCAACCTTGGCTTTGAGCAGGCACTGTGCGCCGAGCTGAGCGTACAGGCCCAGGCCGACGACTTTGGCATGCACGGCTCCGGCATGATAGTGCTCAATCCGCCCTGGAAACTGGATGAAAAACTCGCCGAACTGCTGCCCGCGCTGAGCCAGGCCCTGGCCCAGGACAACCAGGCCGGCTTTACCCTGGAATGGCTAAAATAA
- a CDS encoding TIGR02444 family protein produces the protein MISADELWHFGEQHYGRPGVATACLQLQDEHSANVNLLLLLLLLEERGQSVDVAPFLPVLAARRGMFSHWRNLRRRLKPGLNADDYAQLLQHELELERWQQQELLNVLADQPPRPGSGALLDYLNVLQVADAPLWQLKLAG, from the coding sequence ATGATCAGCGCCGATGAACTGTGGCACTTCGGCGAGCAGCACTACGGCCGCCCCGGGGTGGCCACCGCCTGCCTTCAACTGCAGGATGAGCACAGTGCCAACGTCAACCTGTTGCTGTTGCTGTTGCTGCTGGAAGAGCGAGGGCAGAGCGTCGATGTCGCCCCCTTTTTGCCGGTGCTGGCCGCTCGCCGGGGCATGTTCAGTCACTGGCGCAACCTGCGCCGCCGGCTCAAACCCGGACTCAATGCCGATGACTACGCCCAGTTGCTGCAACACGAGCTGGAGCTGGAACGCTGGCAGCAGCAAGAGCTGCTGAACGTGCTGGCCGACCAGCCCCCGCGCCCGGGCAGCGGTGCCCTGCTCGATTACCTCAATGTGCTGCAGGTGGCCGATGCGCCGCTGTGGCAGCTAAAACTCGCCGGTTAA
- a CDS encoding ABC transporter ATP-binding protein: MITLSQIELLRGGRPLLKDASATIHGGQKVGLVGKNGCGKSTLFSLLKGELTIDSGQFGLPADWQLASVAQETPALDCSALDYVIDGDREYRRLCRELEAAEARHDGIAIAELHGRLETHGGYHIHARAAALLHGLGFANEAHGRPVSDFSGGWRMRLNLAQALICRSDLLLLDEPTNHLDLDAVIWLERWLKSYDGTLILISHDRDFLDAVVGRIIHIENSTLNEYTGNYSDFERMRAEQLALQQSLYEKQQRALSHMQSYVDRFRYKASKAKQAQSRLKAMEKMERILPAHVDSPFSFGFRPPASLPVPLIAMEKLAAGYGDKEILSNIKLNLVPGSRIGLLGRNGAGKSTFIKLLAGELTPLSGKLEASKGVALGYFAQHQLESLHPQESALTHLARLDPKATEQSLRDYLGGFDFHGDKVKEAVGPFSGGEKARLVLALIVYQKPNLLLLDEPTNHLDLDMREALTLALQAFEGAMVIVSHDRHLLRATTDEFYLVDSGRVQSFDGDLDDYHQWLTEQDKAEQPADMPAAGDNSAQARKAEKRRQAELRQQTQPLRKAITKLEKDMERCQQRLAEIEQQLADPDIYAAEHKARLQQLLKDQSPLQQQLADVEMEWLELQEQLEDLEQS; encoded by the coding sequence ATGATCACCCTCAGCCAGATTGAATTGCTTCGGGGCGGCCGCCCCCTGTTGAAAGACGCCAGCGCCACCATTCACGGCGGCCAGAAGGTCGGCCTGGTGGGCAAGAACGGCTGCGGCAAGTCCACCCTGTTTTCCCTGCTCAAGGGCGAGCTCACCATCGACAGCGGCCAGTTCGGCCTGCCCGCCGACTGGCAGCTGGCCAGCGTGGCTCAGGAGACCCCGGCGCTGGACTGCTCCGCCCTCGACTATGTGATCGACGGCGATCGGGAATACCGCCGGCTGTGCCGGGAGCTGGAAGCCGCCGAGGCCCGTCACGACGGCATTGCCATTGCCGAGCTACACGGCCGGCTAGAGACCCATGGTGGCTACCACATTCACGCCCGGGCCGCGGCCCTGCTGCACGGCTTAGGGTTCGCCAATGAGGCCCACGGCCGGCCGGTGAGCGATTTTTCCGGTGGCTGGCGCATGCGCCTTAACCTGGCCCAGGCGCTGATCTGCCGCTCAGATCTGCTGCTGCTCGATGAACCCACCAACCACCTGGATCTGGATGCGGTGATCTGGCTGGAGCGCTGGCTGAAAAGCTATGACGGCACCCTGATCCTGATCTCCCACGATCGGGACTTTCTCGACGCCGTGGTCGGACGCATCATTCATATCGAAAACAGCACCCTTAACGAATATACCGGCAACTATTCCGACTTTGAGCGCATGCGTGCCGAACAACTGGCGCTGCAGCAATCGCTGTATGAGAAACAGCAGCGGGCGCTGAGCCATATGCAAAGCTATGTGGACCGGTTTCGCTACAAGGCCAGCAAGGCCAAACAGGCCCAGAGCCGGCTCAAGGCCATGGAAAAGATGGAGCGCATTCTGCCCGCCCATGTCGATTCGCCGTTCAGCTTCGGCTTTCGCCCGCCGGCCAGCCTGCCGGTGCCGCTCATTGCCATGGAGAAGCTGGCCGCCGGCTACGGCGACAAGGAAATCCTGTCCAACATCAAGCTCAATCTGGTGCCCGGCTCGCGCATCGGCCTGCTGGGGCGCAACGGCGCCGGCAAGTCCACCTTTATCAAGCTGCTGGCGGGCGAACTGACGCCGCTGTCGGGCAAGCTGGAAGCCAGCAAGGGGGTGGCCCTGGGTTACTTCGCCCAGCATCAGCTGGAAAGCCTGCACCCGCAGGAATCGGCGCTCACCCACCTGGCCCGGCTCGATCCCAAGGCCACCGAGCAGAGCCTGCGGGATTACCTGGGGGGGTTCGACTTTCACGGTGACAAGGTCAAAGAAGCCGTTGGCCCCTTCTCCGGCGGCGAAAAGGCCCGGCTGGTACTGGCGCTGATCGTCTATCAGAAGCCCAATCTGCTACTGCTCGACGAACCCACCAACCACCTGGATCTGGACATGCGCGAGGCCCTCACCCTGGCGCTGCAGGCCTTTGAAGGGGCCATGGTGATCGTGTCCCACGACCGCCACTTGCTGCGCGCCACCACCGACGAGTTCTATCTGGTCGACAGCGGCCGGGTACAGTCCTTTGACGGCGATCTCGACGACTACCACCAGTGGCTGACCGAGCAGGACAAGGCCGAGCAACCCGCCGACATGCCCGCTGCCGGGGACAACTCGGCCCAGGCGCGCAAGGCGGAAAAACGCCGTCAGGCCGAGTTGCGCCAGCAGACCCAGCCGCTGCGCAAGGCCATCACCAAACTGGAAAAGGACATGGAGCGCTGCCAGCAGCGGCTGGCCGAGATCGAACAGCAGCTGGCCGACCCCGATATTTACGCGGCGGAGCACAAGGCCAGGCTGCAACAGCTGTTAAAAGATCAAAGCCCGCTGCAACAGCAACTGGCCGACGTGGAAATGGAATGGCTGGAGCTGCAGGAGCAGCTGGAAGACCTGGAGCAGTCATGA
- a CDS encoding AraC family ligand binding domain-containing protein, translating into MTASAHYSIHHQLFDLPHLTPGKRRRHIKGVLLLVHRGSGLLQLGRQHFPLTTGEAAFLPADTLFAWHALAGSRVSQIELSCRLAQPEQAGRIQPTALLAALAGKLAEWPSEKTWQGPYGRLCRALYDELPAQNLLPFESMNPLAARAFADPAGLALHNDEQQAFRKRFGCDLTSWQRQLALLHMLRELPRAGDPDALARAHGFTSFPQFEQDCRHWLGSPCHTGGKTG; encoded by the coding sequence ATGACCGCCAGCGCCCATTACAGCATTCATCATCAGCTTTTCGATCTTCCTCACTTAACCCCCGGCAAGCGCCGCCGCCATATCAAGGGAGTGCTGTTGCTGGTACACCGAGGCTCGGGGCTGCTGCAGCTCGGTCGTCAGCATTTTCCGCTGACCACAGGAGAAGCCGCCTTTCTGCCCGCCGATACCCTGTTCGCCTGGCACGCTCTGGCGGGCAGCCGGGTCAGCCAGATTGAGCTCTCCTGCCGGCTGGCCCAACCCGAACAGGCCGGTCGAATTCAACCCACGGCCTTGCTGGCGGCCCTGGCCGGCAAGCTGGCAGAATGGCCCAGTGAAAAAACCTGGCAGGGCCCTTATGGCCGCCTGTGCCGGGCCCTGTATGACGAGCTGCCGGCCCAAAACCTGCTGCCGTTCGAGTCGATGAACCCGCTTGCGGCACGCGCCTTTGCCGATCCCGCCGGCCTGGCCCTGCATAACGACGAGCAGCAGGCCTTCAGAAAGCGGTTTGGCTGTGATCTGACGAGCTGGCAGCGGCAACTGGCCTTGCTGCACATGCTGCGGGAGCTGCCCAGGGCCGGGGATCCCGACGCCCTGGCCAGGGCCCACGGTTTTACCTCCTTTCCCCAGTTCGAGCAGGATTGCCGCCACTGGCTGGGAAGCCCCTGTCATACCGGGGGCAAAACCGGCTAA
- a CDS encoding YheV family putative zinc ribbon protein, whose product METRRRKRFIAGAVCPKCQSADTMMLYMEHGVEKVECVHCGHHQSQAEEKVESAAGGDVIGVFRPE is encoded by the coding sequence ATGGAAACCCGTCGTAGAAAGCGGTTTATCGCCGGTGCCGTCTGCCCGAAATGTCAGTCGGCAGACACCATGATGCTGTATATGGAGCATGGTGTCGAGAAGGTCGAGTGTGTGCACTGTGGCCATCATCAAAGCCAGGCCGAGGAAAAAGTGGAATCGGCCGCCGGGGGCGACGTTATCGGCGTATTCAGGCCCGAGTGA
- the slyD gene encoding peptidylprolyl isomerase, protein MKVSDNAVVTLDFTVTNADGEILDSTVNKQPLQYLHGTGFLVSGLEVELNGKAVGEDFDVTLSPDQAYGDYDDALVQSVPGELFDGMEVGEGDTFVAETDEGPRPVTILEVAEEYVKVDGNHPLAGMTLSFKGVVREVREATEEELAHGHVHGEHDHDHDHDHGGGCCGHHH, encoded by the coding sequence ATGAAAGTATCCGACAATGCAGTGGTAACACTGGACTTCACCGTGACCAACGCCGATGGCGAAATCCTGGACTCCACCGTCAACAAGCAACCGCTGCAATACCTGCACGGTACCGGCTTTCTGGTCAGCGGCCTTGAAGTCGAACTCAACGGCAAAGCGGTTGGCGAAGACTTCGACGTAACCCTGAGCCCGGATCAGGCTTATGGCGACTACGACGATGCGCTGGTGCAGTCGGTGCCCGGCGAGCTGTTCGACGGCATGGAAGTGGGCGAAGGCGACACCTTTGTGGCCGAGACCGATGAAGGTCCTCGCCCGGTGACCATTCTGGAAGTGGCCGAGGAATACGTGAAGGTGGACGGCAACCATCCGCTGGCGGGCATGACCCTGTCCTTCAAGGGCGTGGTGCGCGAAGTGCGCGAAGCCACCGAGGAAGAGCTGGCCCACGGCCATGTACACGGTGAGCACGATCACGACCATGACCACGACCACGGTGGCGGCTGCTGCGGTCATCACCACTAA